The following coding sequences are from one Lolium rigidum isolate FL_2022 chromosome 6, APGP_CSIRO_Lrig_0.1, whole genome shotgun sequence window:
- the LOC124664012 gene encoding fasciclin-like arabinogalactan protein 2 has translation MAVLFVLVLVLAVSGCAAGDDEAMLPRFKLRDVSMNGCGNFVSLLNMTANASDISHSQRPVLVGGGSGLAVFCPDEAWQGLVDLMSKNGCGSFAGLLSATASAAEIFHEHLLGSGGLTVFCPDDKAVAAFDPTFQSLAAGDRVAVLLYHGVAACYGRERFKGFNYVSVHTLAEDAATKKNQAITVRDEGGALALWPAPPSYPNGGAWVTKTASEDAPLAVYVVDTVLLPSTVACIGYLGWLRCSIAPFSDWIMPICIMSSAGGLVGALLGVLIAEFLIPID, from the coding sequence ATGGCCGTACTGTTCGTGCTAGTTCTTGTGCTCGCAGTATCTGGATgcgccgccggcgacgacgaggccATGCTGCCCCGGTTCAAGCTCCGAGACGTGTCCATGAACGGCTGCGGGAACTTCGTGAGCCTCCTCAACATGACGGCCAACGCGAGCGACATCTCCCATTCCCAGCGGCCCGTCCTCGTCGGTGGCGGCAGCGGGCTCGCGGTCTTCTGCCCGGACGAGGCGTGGCAGGGGCTCGTGGACCTCATGTCCAAGAACGGCTGCGGGAGCTTCGCGGGCCTCCTCTCCGCGACGGCGAGCGCGGCCGAGATCTTCCACGAGCACCTCCTCGGCAGCGGCGGGCTCACGGTCTTCTGCCCCGACGACAAGGCCGTCGCCGCGTTCGACCCCACATTCCAAAGCCTCGCCGCGGGCGACCGGGTGGCCGTGCTGCTGTACCATGGCGTGGCGGCGTGCTACGGCAGGGAGCGGTTCAAGGGGTTCAACTATGTGTCGGTGCACACGCTGGCGGAGGACGCGGCGACGAAGAAGAACCAAGCCATAACAGTCCGCGACGAAGGGGGCGCGCTCGCGCTGTGGCCGGCGCCGCCGTCGTACCCGAACGGCGGTGCATGGGTGACCAAGACGGCCTCGGAGGATGCCCCGCTCGCCGTGTACGTGGTGGACACCGTGCTGCTGCCGAGCACGGTGGCGTGCATCGGGTATCTGGGCTGGCTGCGCTGCTCCATCGCCCCCTTCTCGGACTGGATTATGCCGATCTGCATCATGTCTTCcgcagggggcctggtgggcgccCTGCTCGGAGTTCTTATCGCCGAATTCCTCATCCCCATCGACTGA